Genomic DNA from Hypomesus transpacificus isolate Combined female unplaced genomic scaffold, fHypTra1 scaffold_159, whole genome shotgun sequence:
gttatatagattttctgccatttccggttttatcaaaaacctttgaaagcctactcctcctacaattgttttccaatcttccccagaatttgCACACATCAttgtcagagcaaccctcattCAGATATTACTTTTATATTTGATaatcaaaaccgtttgtccggtacagccaaacaaaattggcaacaaagcaaccaaacaggaaaatggttcaaatctctgcaaatctttgagatgtcaacaccaaacttggtaagaTGACTcagaaccctcttttgaggatgtccacacaatttggtgtcatgtgatcactgggcgtggccgcaggaagcaaaaatgtattttggccaatgactattgatttgtttgcttttattaagtgattcctttgtctcatgatatcttgggacatcccgtgtgtgactcataataatttgtgataatagccgaattgttgcggccgccattttgaattcattgaaaaaagtTTCTTCTCTACtactcctacacatgttgtccaatcttcaccaaatttggcagagattatcttcagaccaagcctcacaaaagctacCACACAGTgttttgattttcgaaaccgtttgcccGCTAAAGGCAACCAAAATGTgccgttaagccagcaaacaggacgTTGGGTCgtgttgtgtttacacacgcaacctgTGAAAATtatgactgattttcaaaaaagattttctgccatttccggttttatcaaaaacctttgcaagcctactcctcctacaattcttttcCGATCTTTCCCAAAATTTGCAAACATCATCTTCAGAGCAACCCTCATTCAGGCATTACTTTTCTCTTTGaatgtcaaaatcgtttgtccggtacagccaatcaaattctgcaacaaagcaaccaaacaggaatttggatcaaatctcagTAAATCTCTGAAATATCAACACTAAACTTGGTAtttcggtggaagacactacatcatgttaccatgtgcaaaggcaacttcatatctccaaaaatgattgatttacattaaatcaaatgtattgctaacgctaaaataatgctttacacatcagccagtcaaaaactgatactcagattcaatcacaagttcatatgaaaactcttgagaatgtttagtacacaaatctgagaaaaagttcTCAGAAGCTGTAAGatgaaaggtcgatttttggtgaatatttgaaacatgcatgcttggctaatttcttgggaaatttccaatgaaatgtgtcccctgctcctccccaaattctcacacactcagccttcccttgacacacgcacgGGCTTGCCAAGaagcacacgcaacatttcaggagagtgtgggctgaccaagcccccactcattccttggtctttggCAAAAACCTTGTGGATCtagatggtattgcatttccgaccCACAttctcacagtcagcctttCCCTTGACACACACGCAAGCTTGTTGAGCAAACACAACATTTCAGGAATTGtaggctgaccaagcccccactcaccctcagcgcgcgctccaaattcttaCACATACTGGCCCTTGTCAAATGCACAAGCttagggagacacacacacacacacatttacggGTTTTTGTAAAGGGTGGGCTGACTAAGCACCTGTCTTCGTTCTTTGGCATAAGGTGAGGAaaaaggagtaggcctaggccaagccagagtTGAGGAGAATGTCTCAgaagatcaataatccacagaacaatgcttcacaattccttttatacccaagaacaactacaatcacaccagaatattgacccttacttatcaacatgtctagcaatgctacagtaagttacacaatgagatgtgagagccatcaagttgagactccatccagtaactccatattttaccatatgagaggtgggggcaggttgatagccttacaagatcagcctttattattCTACCCTAAgcaggcctacaccatctcttggtcaaaatagaaaatcagataattcaactattaatattcatatacgttattgttcctacaattaacatcacctgtgcatgcatcctctcgtaactggtgttctagtaaatctttttcgagattagcctttattcttctaccctaagtaggcctacaccatctcttggtcagtttttggaactttcttcacgaggtgctgTTTGTAGGCTTACAACTAATTTATgagtatacatgagattacattagctacatttcactgttccacatgcaaaattcacctgccattaaataaacatctcactgtatacagcatgccctgttgtcagaatgtgcaaatcgttattattttaattattctcataatgtcagtgtaactgacaattacaaaaagcctttaaataaaagtacatggagagataACTACCAGTTgctaccatacataattctctgcatccatttctgcggcagcagttaTTAATgcctcttcgtcatcttaatcatcattatcatcctttgataaaaagcattctgttgaggggaactgctactacaagttgaaataggcatcaattgatatttaaactttgtatcatgtcgaatatgattaaaaccatggtgacgtcgacgctacaatcacaagcgtagcgtataagcaaaatatgcattacctgtacgtagtatgtttttatatgtaatataacattgctattttattaagtccaccactttttctccgGTAACAAGTGGTAACCAATAGTATCCTGCTACCTTATCCTGCTaccgaccaggttagccgttcagcatgtgttaccatggcgatctaagttaccggggtagatcgccatggtaacacatgctgaacggctaacctggtcggtAGCAGGATAAGTTgaagatcagagatcaaccggtataaaaaccccgcccactaactcattcttgacgataatgtTGTCACCGTTCATAGTAGATCCTGTGCAGCTTGGTGCGCGAATAGTGAGAGGtgctcagaagagccagaacatttagagaccaacaaaaccctatcgcattccctcatgagtatctttctgaaagatatagattcttaacagagggaattacgtatgttgccaatgcaacgcattgaagctgtgcactcagtcccacagactagcatttcgttatttcgctatgggtagttttatagtgtgggtgatgcggagTGATGAAAAATAGATAGGCTATCCAAAGTTCCCTTTGTAAAAACTgtggactctaatatgttgacaaaatgaaacaagatttttcactcaatgttctgatttccgttctggaaatgtatgcaaagaatatcatattttacaacttaatgatttgctcatttaaacatgggcctacatttacaggaaactagtaatgaaaacattatttgacctactattggtttcatgttgatatgttatccctattcactggggtgtctccccttaacccctttgtccttgggttgctttgacccattttctaatcatttccatatAAAAGAAATTGTGGTTactttcaaccaaaaccttttaaaccaaaaagaacaatgggtatctgtacaaagctcttcacaagtgatacataaattacattacatttacatttattcatttagcagacgcttttatccaaagcgacttccaagagagagctttacaaagtgcataggtcactgataataacaacaagatagccccacagcattgcgggtagtcaaaaacaagaagtacatattgtgaacaacccaaaaaatagtgctgaagggaagaaaccataagagcatgtagttaaacaagtgaaattacacaacattaataaatgatcatttcactactttcattgaattttgatgtttcattcactttatatcatttttcaaaaataacaaataggacattgaaagagagaagtggtgaaaacccccacaaaagattcaaaaggcacaacaaaaaagccacaaaaagaTCAAAACTTAgacaaaagtttaacaaatacatcctcatgtgttctccTTCCCCTAGGGACAaagaaaaatatgtcagtgtaactaagtttagtgtcatttattcagtcatgtactatctcttctcatattccagtttttctgtctccagccttgtttttttttaattaaaagcctcttataatcgagctccagggttcttttatacagggccctcacattgtctgctccaacctgaaacaaatgaagaacattgtccctttgcaaggcacacttggagaaagttgaaggtgtccatttcactactgtggttcattgcttataccgtgtgtctttgtcttggccttaaagtggaggccctaggctcagggggacGAAGACGtttctcttcctgctgagtttaacaccatagaaatttaatcaattgagtcatatttgaaatgagcactttaaggacttgtgtcttatgttgaaaccaccaccattagtaagtcattacagaaacttcaatcacagccacacgttcacacactctcaccatctgtgttgcaagtggtaaataCAACTCAAAAGTGCACCCCCAAAAtgtgcaggcagacacagtttcctgatcatgtaggacctccacttgagcAAGTAAATAGTATATTTGATCAttattcagcaaccacatatggcatacatactggcgtatgactattagtttcactgttacctctgtgtgggacgacagtgggtggtggcagcaacaccacagtatttcctgtcactgcagagaacagtaatacatttcactcctacaatattcataaataattgttgaatgaacatggtcacatagattacttgaaacatacatatgcctgggcttccaacctgctgccaccagttgcctaatttttcttcctgttggctgcaggcaatttcattgttctataggtcttttgtagctatacaatatcctacaaaatagactaattcaggcaattcagccttgtacttgttggccttaaaatatgtgcaagtattgcctactgctacttaccgttttgaattatggttttatatttattttgcatttgcttccacgatcgtttgccactgcagggttgcaactaaaataatacagcaacaaaagtttaacgttgtggaatgcacccgtgtaattatggtcacatcttcaataagtcatgtagcttacgcatttCAGCGTAtgctattttctgccagcttggcAAAAGCGACTTTGTTGAATGTTGCCTGTATTATATatctgtattcctgatatgcttgtattacaatatttcacgcaggaggagtagacaaagtttgtaagattattgtctgctcctcctgcgtgaaatatgcggctcttgttttgtccatgtttgcgattggacatacgatgcaaacaccgcctttatgtgaacgcgcacgtctctagattggaaagatctgaGTTGAGCTAGAGAGTTGATAACTGCCGTCGTAGTACCGCTTATCGTGActgcgattgttaggcttcacgtagccgggtaactgaaagtaatccagggcatgttgatcttgattcgtagtacaggccccaggtctCTGCACCTGCTTCTTgccatttgtttgtgtttgttgaatTTGATGTTTTCGGCATGCTCGTTTACAAAAAGAACAAACACGTGAACTAAACTTTAACTTTTTAAGTTGttttaattcattcatttaattaaataaataataagtattcCCATTTGGGAAATAAATTAGCAGCCTCATATTGTTGCCTCTTTATTTAAGATAAAACATTTGTTGTGAAAAATTTGTTTTTAGTCATTTGGATTTAGTATGTTGTCTTTAAACTTTATTCTATCCATCATTTAGCTTTCCAGTTGATTCTGAAGATGACATGTCTTCATCAGACTCCTCACCACCTGTGAGGAAAGAGAAGACAGGAAGAGTCAGGGTTGCTCATTTTCTTCGGTTTTACACTCTGTGGAGCTGTGGGTGACATGTAAGGATCATATCCTGTATCTGTGCTGGGTTTCCTTTCCTGCATGGACTGGGGTTGGTGTCAGTGTGCTGGACTACCTTATCTTTCCTATAAGTCACCTAATTTAGTTATGAGAAGGGTGTCAGTCGTCTTTACAGTGTCGGCGGTCCTAAGTTATAGATACACATGCAGAATAAtactgcagacagacagcaggacaCCATCTCTACATTGTATCTCAGGCAGTGTCAGTAAATACAACATATTTCTGGAAATGATTCCATAACACTTGAGATTGCAGCCTTGTTTTCGTATACAATTTAAAAACGCATTTTTTAAATACCATGGAACACTTACTCACCCGAGTCTCTTAGCAAGATCATTCCGCTTCATCTTTGTCAGGATCTCCCCAGTGATCTTCACAGCTCCTTCAAGTGTGTATGTCTCCACCATCTGATCCACTGTGTCTGCTTCGTCAGCTTTCTCCAAATTGTTCTTTAAGATGGGATCAAACCCATCCAGAATTTCCTGCTGCAAGAACCACTTAAACTTCTTCAGCCCCTTTTCCCCTAGCTGCTCCAGAGCTTTCAAAATATGTTCTTGATAATTTTGGGCCATTGTAGATTACTGGAGAGAGTAGATTAGAGTAGAGTATTGTTTAGTAAATAAAAGTTTAAGTTACAAAAGATGTTCTGCTGAAATATTATTACTGagccaatattttttttatagatgCAGAGTTGTTTGTCTGAATATCTACCGGACTTCAGGTCCCAGAATCCACCTTTCCCAGACAACTGCTCTGATACAGCAGCAATGTAATGAGAGCCATGTTATCATGGCTGTGTGGTTTTTTCCAAATTGTGCTATGTTACAGCCTTATTCCAAAATGTATTCAATTAAAAAATCCTCTCACAATACCTCAAAATGACTACATGAAAGACGTTTGTTTCATAttctatttgtatttatttatacaacAACATGCACATATGTATTCACAGCCTTTGATTTATACTTTGCTGAAGGACCTTTGGCAGCATTTACAGCCTAAAGTATTTTGGGGTATAATGCTACAGGCTTCGCACACCTATTTTCTCCCATTGTTCTTTGCAGGACCTctcaagctccatcaggttggAGGGGGAGTGTAGGTGCACAGCCATTGTCAGATCTCTTCAGAGATgttcactctctctgttccttttaTCCAGAACAGTGATGATCCTGACTGAACCATAGGCAGGTCATTCTGTCTGTTCCTTTCAGCCAGAACAGTGCAGGGGGCTCATAGTGACCAACCACCCTTTTCTATCCATTTCTTTTTCTTacccccctttttctctctgtctgtctctcactacaCATTCCATTCTTTCCTATCTGGGTACAAATTTAATGTATGAGGAAAAGTTGTTTGTAACTGACACTTGCATTAGCAGCAGATAACATTATTGTTCCtacctttttttcctctctgacAGTAACCATACTTACTGTGATAACTAAATAACATATTCTGTGTTGCCAACCTCTGTTTTCTGTTTAAACTATGTAATGAATGTGGAAACACCTGTAGTTTAGACAGGCAACACCAGCAGTTTTAGCTCCACAAGTAAAGATACTTGGCTAGTTTGGGATTTGAAAAAGTAACTTTGATTTGAGTATATTTCTAGCTAAGATAGATGTTGATGTACAGTCATATATTGACTAAAACACCTATTCCTTCCAGAAACATGACCTGTCCCTCATAAATATAATCATGCTCAACCCTGTGCACGATATTTGTCACAATGATACTTCATACAAATGAACCATTCAGCAGTGTACAAAGAAACGCATTATAGGGGAACTAAAACACACAATTTAAGCTAAACTTGACCATACACTGCCAGTGCTAGCTAGTTCAATCTACTGTAAAACCTTTACTGCCAGTGCTAGCTAGTTCAATCTACTGTCTGGAGTTGCTCCAAACAATATATTTACtattcacctcccctcctctctctctccacttaaGTCTGATTCTCGTCTATCTGATTTAGATGCCCATGTCTACATTTCAGTCCTGTGCGACTACAGGGCTCTGTAGAAACCATGTCATGTATGAGGAAATGCAGTTTTTCACTTGACGCTCCCAGTAGAAATGATGGGTGTTTGGTGGAGCTGTGGGTCCCAAGACTTCAAAGAATGGGTTTGTTAATATGACATGATACATGATGTACAGTCATCCCAAATCATTTCATAAATATGCCTTCTAATCGTCTCACATGATCATCACTGCACTGTTCTGTACTGTAATTCTGGATGTTTGTCCTCcctcacctgccctcctctctctaccctgtcTCTGATCCAGGGTTTCTCTCATGCTCTGGATACTATTGCACAGTACAAATGAAACATTCACTAATGCACAGAGGAACACGTGGAACAGGTTTACACTACATGGTGTTTTGAATAAAAGTTCATGTCCCCATGTGTATCATGGGTTGTCCTGGGCTAACCATCTCTTTGACCCACAATAAACCCACTCTATAGAGGTACTCTAAATggtatataaaatataatacaATTATTACCCTATAATATGTGAATAAACAACATTGTACTGACCTTTATAAAACAATTTCAGCCTCTTCTTTGTGCTCCAACTGGTTCTGTGTGCCTGACAGTAATGCTGACAGTCTTATTACCTGTAGTGGTTCCCTATACTCATCTGACCCCCACCCTTGCAGACTCCTCTTACTCCTGTTGGTATTATTACTGTTCATGGAACATTTGAATGTGTCACACCCAGATACAATCATCCAAACAGACTTCTATTTGGACCAGTTGATCCTGTTTGGAGTCTAATTACTGAAAGTAACTTccagtttttttcaatcgctaagaagcacttacccatacttcggatactttttctaaactcttaacacaattagcacagc
This window encodes:
- the LOC124488960 gene encoding apoptosis-associated speck-like protein containing a CARD; translated protein: MAQNYQEHILKALEQLGEKGLKKFKWFLQQEILDGFDPILKNNLEKADEADTVDQMVETYTLEGAVKITGEILTKMKRNDLAKRLGW